Proteins co-encoded in one Rudaeicoccus suwonensis genomic window:
- a CDS encoding GNAT family N-acetyltransferase yields the protein MTMLLRPLPTDELASWRSATHDHLVNVQTAANTYGREDAEARAGQLLDQAVVDGVLAAAHEVWQVCDDNDVVGSVWVAAVHDDPSTGRLMSLRIDPAAVPHVWRLLQSAYADRWKALSFTAFRGDDVMAALVDTSHPTLIATGMQSRVDDAIEAVAHVDLRPMTPPRFREFIEHSVEHYAAEILAAGAFATAESAHANAVESFEQLLPGGLQTPGQLVWSAYDGGHEVGILWVALKADRGFIYDIEVGEQFRRRGYATAILAAGAREVRTSGHEYLDLNVWGPNTGAKSVYDRAGYITTVESFQASLGGH from the coding sequence ATGACGATGCTGCTGCGGCCTCTTCCCACTGACGAGCTTGCCTCCTGGCGAAGCGCAACGCATGACCACTTGGTGAACGTGCAGACGGCAGCGAACACATATGGTCGCGAGGACGCCGAGGCACGTGCCGGCCAACTGCTGGACCAGGCGGTTGTGGACGGTGTCCTGGCCGCTGCCCACGAGGTCTGGCAGGTCTGCGACGACAACGATGTCGTCGGATCCGTCTGGGTCGCGGCGGTGCATGACGATCCATCCACCGGGCGATTGATGAGTCTGCGGATCGATCCAGCGGCGGTGCCGCACGTATGGCGCCTGCTGCAGTCTGCCTACGCCGACCGCTGGAAGGCGTTGTCGTTCACGGCGTTTCGTGGCGACGACGTGATGGCGGCACTGGTTGACACAAGTCATCCGACGCTGATCGCGACTGGCATGCAGTCGCGCGTCGACGACGCGATCGAGGCCGTCGCCCACGTCGACCTGCGTCCGATGACCCCGCCGCGGTTCCGCGAGTTCATCGAACACAGCGTCGAGCACTACGCCGCCGAGATTCTTGCTGCCGGCGCTTTTGCAACAGCAGAGTCCGCCCATGCCAATGCCGTCGAATCCTTCGAGCAGCTACTGCCCGGAGGGCTCCAGACACCTGGACAACTGGTGTGGTCGGCATACGACGGCGGACACGAGGTCGGGATCCTGTGGGTGGCGCTGAAAGCGGACCGCGGCTTCATCTACGACATCGAGGTGGGCGAGCAATTCCGTCGGCGCGGATATGCCACAGCCATCCTCGCCGCTGGGGCGCGCGAGGTCCGCACCAGCGGGCACGAATATCTCGACCTGAACGTGTGGGGCCCGAACACGGGGGCCAAGAGTGTGTACGACCGCGCCGGGTACATCACCACCGTCGAGAGCTTCCAGGCCTCTCTCGGAGGTCACTGA